The genomic DNA TGACGTTGATCCGGCCACCGCGGAACGCTTCGGCCATCGCCTGCGGCACTTCGGCTTCGGAGAGGACCAAGCGGGCACGATTTTCGGCGACCTTCGCCTTGTTCTCCTGCTCGACCGCTACCGCCTCGGCGCGGCGACGTTCCGCGTTAGCACGCGCCACACGCGTGTCGGCTTCCGCCTGATCGGCCTGCAAGCGAGCGCCGATGTTCTCGCCGACGTCGATGTCGGCGATATCGATCGAGACGATTTCGAACGCGGTGTGCGCGTCGAGACCACGGCTGAGCACAGCCCGTGTGATCAGATCGGGATTCTCCAAAACCATCGAGTGCGACTTGGACGATCCCAACGAACTGATGATGCTTTCGCCCACCCGCGCGATGATCGTCTCTTCGGTCGCACCGCCGATCAACTGTTCCAGATTGGTCCGGACGGTGACGCGCGCTCGAACTCGCAATTCGACCCCGTCCATCGAGATCGCACTCAGGGTGGTCTTGCCACTGCGCTTGGGATCGGGGCAATCGATAACCTTCGGGTAGACGCTGGTGCGAACCGCATCCAAGACGTCACGGCCGGCCAAGTCGATTGCCGCCGCTTGATCGAAGACCAACGGGATGTTCGCCCGGTGAGCGGCGATGATCGCATTGATGATGTTCATCACATTGCCGCCGGCCAGATAATGTGCCTCCAAACGACGGGTGCTGATGCCGCTGCGAGGGCTGATATCGAGGCCTGCCTGAGCTGCCATCACCTTGGCGGTAACAATTGTCGATGCATGGACCTTGCAGAAATGCATCCGCAACAGCGAGGTGATGCTGACGTCGGCACCACTCATCCACGCCTGGAACCACAGCTTGCCGTACCGCAACCCAAAAAAGGCGGCGATTAGACCGAAGAACATGCAAAAGACGACGAAACCGAGGAACAATGCAGCTTCGGTTGTGATGCCTAGCAGGTCGAAATGTGAAAACACGGTTAAACACCTTGGTTTTATAGCGTATTGCCTTTGCCAAAACTCATTATCCACAACATCATAGAGGTATGTCAGGTCGACGCAACCGTTTTCACTGGACGCGGACTGACGGGCAGCCCGTGGCAATCGAAGAAAATCTCCTCCATTCAAGCCTTCGATTCCTCCCTGCCCACAATCTACGGAGCAAGGTCAATGATACGTCCCACTTATATGGCGGGCGACTGGGTTGTCTATCGCAAAAGCAAGACCGGACCATTACCGGGACCGCGTGCCCAACAGGTCCATCCGTCTCCTAAAGGGGAACAGTACTCCTATGTCGTGGAAAAATACTGGATTGTGGAGCGGGTTTTGAATGACGGTCGGCTGCTGCTAAAGACTCGCCGGGGGAAGGAACACATTATCGATTCCGCCGATCCGGGCCTGCGATTGGCGGGATTCCTGCGTCGCTGGATGTACCGCGACCGCTACACGATCATCGAACAACTTGGCCAAGATGCGAACCAACCGCAAGTTTTTTCCAACCATGGATAATTGCCCCGTTGCCAAGCGGCGACTTACCTCGGCCGAGCCGTCCCTTTAAGATGTTCATCAATTGCTTCCGACGCGCTCCATCGTGGGGCCCAACCAGCTCCGCAACCGTCGGGCGTTTAACGAAACAACATCGCGCGACACCGCAGTCCACGAACGCCACGGGATTGCTGTCAATATAAGTGCCGCCCCCCGGAACCGCCTCTATCCATGCCCTCACGCGCCGTCGTCCTCTCCGTCGATGGGCTTGCCCCGGCCAGCCTGCAACCCTACGGCTGCTCCTGGCAACCGACTCCCAACTTGAATCAACTGGCCGCAAAGTCGCTCGTCTTTGAACGCTGCTACGCCGACTCGCTCGACCCGATCGAATCGCTAGGCGCATTGCTTTCCGGAACGCACGCCGCCCAGGGGCCTAAGACCGCCGAACCGCTTTACCAATCGGGAGCCGTCCTGGTCGTCGACGATTCCCGGATCGCCGACCTGCCGCTGGCCAAGCAGTTCGAAAACCAAGTCGTCGTCCCCTACGCAATCCCCGCGACGCCGCGAGAAGAAGTCGAACAGACTGCGTTGGCACAGCTGTTTGCCTCCGGCATCGATGCGATCAACGATCCCGACTGTCGACTCTGTTGGCTGCATGCTTCCAGTTTGCCCCGGTGCTGGGATGTGCCACGTGCGTTGTGCCATGCCGACGATGAGATGATGCTGCCAGAGCAGACGACGCCACCGGAACTTTGCCAACACGACGCGCTGGAACCCGACGAGATGTTGGCGTGGATGGCGGTTTACGGTGGGCAAGTGCGTTTGCTAGATATCCTGATCGGCATCGTCGCCGACGCGATCGAATCCAGCCCCGAATGCGAAGAAACCTTGCTGATCGTGATCGGTACCAGCGGCATGGCACTCGGGGAGAATGATCGCTTTGGTTTTGCCAACGGGGACCACCGCAGCGTTTCTTCACACGTCCCCTTGATCGTTCGCATCCCCCGCCAAGATCCATTGCGTTCGTTGCGGATCTGCCAGCCGTGGGAAGTCGCCCCCACGCTTCGTGGGTGGCTGGAGCAGGGCCCGACCGGCTTGCTGCACGATGCCACTCCGATCGGTTGGACCGATGCTCAAGCGGCTACCAACTGGGCACTTACCGTCGATTCCCACGGTGCCGTCGCAAGCTTCCAAACTCCGTGGTGGAACCTCTGCCGCTCCGGGACCGACTTCGGGCTGTTCCGCAAACCGGACGACCGTTTTGATAGCAATGACATCGCCTCCCGCGTTCCCGACATGGTGGATCTGCTGAGACAGCAGGCAGAACAGGCGATGGAATCGCTGAAGCAGTCAACCCCGCGACATGCATTGACCCGCGGTGTGATGACCGGCCAGTGGTAGCTCGCTCCAAGACTGCCGGAAACGGATCAACCGCGCGCAGCAACGTAATGCCTTCAGCCCGGCGGCACTCTCTCCACGTGAGGCGACGACGGTAAAGTTTGCGGACTAGGCAACCTTTGCATATTTTCCGGATTCTGTCGATTGCCGCGACTTTGCCGCCGATATCAGATCTAGCCAGCCAACCGCTGCTGGTATCGAAAAGGTGGGGGGACAATCCATTGAATAGCACAATCCTAAAGCAGGCCGCGCGCCTATTGCAGACGTCGCTACTGGCGATGCTTCTAGTCAACCCGTTGCTTGCAGCGGATGAGCGAGTCGTCTTTGCGACGCACGAACCGTTTGCCGATGACGCGGCGATCGACGTGGTCGATTACAACGAAACCGAACGCTTCGAGTCTCAACTGTTTGGCTCCGGCTGCGATCTCTGCGGCGAGACCTCATGTGGCTGCGAAGGCACGATCGGATGTGACAGCCTGATTGGCCCGACGTGCGGCACCGATGGTTGGAATGCGGGCAACGCGGCGGGCTGCGGAAACCTTTGGTTACAGGCAGAGTATTTGATGTGGTGGTCGGCGGGCATGCCAACACCTGCTCTGCTGGCCCGGGCGAGCGAACAGAACCCAGAAATCGGCACCCCGTTGGTTGGCGGATCGGCTGGCGATTTGCTGGAAGGAATGCGTTCGGGATTGCGAGTCCGCGGTGGCACCTGGTTGGACAACTGCCAAACCGTGGGGATCGAATTCGAGTACCTGTTCCTCGACACGATCAACGAATTCCACAGCGTGGGTGACGACGGCACAGCGGGCTCCACCGTTTACACCCGCCCGTTTTTCAACGTCCTGACGAATCAGCCCGATGCCGAACTGGTCTCCTTCCCCGGCGTGCTTCGCGGCACCGCCAGCGTTCAAGCCGAAGGGGACTTCCAATCGGCCGGAGTACGCTTGGTTTGGAATCAGTGCCAGCAATGCTGCGAAGATTGTGGCCCCTGCAGTCCGATCATCAACAAGTCTCGTTTCGATCTGTTGGTCGGATACCGCTACGCCTCGCTGGACGAAAACCTGCTGATCCGCGAGGACTTGCAAGAGGTGACGCCGCCGGAAACAACGTTCGACATCTTCGATCAATTCACCACGACCAACCGCTTTAACGGTGGCGAACTGGGCGTTCGCTGGCAGGAGCAATACCGACGCCTCAGCCTGGAAATGCTGGGCAAAGTTGCTTTCGGCAACAATCGCCAAACCGTTCAAATCTCCGGCCGCACCGTGGCGACCGACGGCATCGATGTCGTCGATGCCCCTGGCGGCCTGCTAGCCCAAACGTCGAACATCGGCACCTACACACGGAACCGATTCGCATTGATTCCCGAACTGGGAGCCACGGTCGGATACGCCTTCCGTCCCAATTGGCGAGCCACCCTCGGATATTCGATCATCTACTGGGACCGCGTCGTCCGTCCGGGCGACCAGATCGATACCTCCGTCAACCCGAACCTACTGCCACCAGCGACCAACACAGCGACCGAACCGCTGCGTCCGGAGTTCCAGTGGCAAGAGAACGGTTTCTGGACCCAAGGCATCAGCTTCGGCCTAGCGTACAACCGTTAAACGGGCGTCGGCTATTCCAGTGCGATGTTG from Rosistilla carotiformis includes the following:
- the floA gene encoding flotillin-like protein FloA (flotillin-like protein involved in membrane lipid rafts) produces the protein MFLGFVVFCMFFGLIAAFFGLRYGKLWFQAWMSGADVSITSLLRMHFCKVHASTIVTAKVMAAQAGLDISPRSGISTRRLEAHYLAGGNVMNIINAIIAAHRANIPLVFDQAAAIDLAGRDVLDAVRTSVYPKVIDCPDPKRSGKTTLSAISMDGVELRVRARVTVRTNLEQLIGGATEETIIARVGESIISSLGSSKSHSMVLENPDLITRAVLSRGLDAHTAFEIVSIDIADIDVGENIGARLQADQAEADTRVARANAERRRAEAVAVEQENKAKVAENRARLVLSEAEVPQAMAEAFRGGRINVNESNGRV
- a CDS encoding alkaline phosphatase family protein, with the translated sequence MPSRAVVLSVDGLAPASLQPYGCSWQPTPNLNQLAAKSLVFERCYADSLDPIESLGALLSGTHAAQGPKTAEPLYQSGAVLVVDDSRIADLPLAKQFENQVVVPYAIPATPREEVEQTALAQLFASGIDAINDPDCRLCWLHASSLPRCWDVPRALCHADDEMMLPEQTTPPELCQHDALEPDEMLAWMAVYGGQVRLLDILIGIVADAIESSPECEETLLIVIGTSGMALGENDRFGFANGDHRSVSSHVPLIVRIPRQDPLRSLRICQPWEVAPTLRGWLEQGPTGLLHDATPIGWTDAQAATNWALTVDSHGAVASFQTPWWNLCRSGTDFGLFRKPDDRFDSNDIASRVPDMVDLLRQQAEQAMESLKQSTPRHALTRGVMTGQW
- a CDS encoding BBP7 family outer membrane beta-barrel protein; this translates as MNSTILKQAARLLQTSLLAMLLVNPLLAADERVVFATHEPFADDAAIDVVDYNETERFESQLFGSGCDLCGETSCGCEGTIGCDSLIGPTCGTDGWNAGNAAGCGNLWLQAEYLMWWSAGMPTPALLARASEQNPEIGTPLVGGSAGDLLEGMRSGLRVRGGTWLDNCQTVGIEFEYLFLDTINEFHSVGDDGTAGSTVYTRPFFNVLTNQPDAELVSFPGVLRGTASVQAEGDFQSAGVRLVWNQCQQCCEDCGPCSPIINKSRFDLLVGYRYASLDENLLIREDLQEVTPPETTFDIFDQFTTTNRFNGGELGVRWQEQYRRLSLEMLGKVAFGNNRQTVQISGRTVATDGIDVVDAPGGLLAQTSNIGTYTRNRFALIPELGATVGYAFRPNWRATLGYSIIYWDRVVRPGDQIDTSVNPNLLPPATNTATEPLRPEFQWQENGFWTQGISFGLAYNR